A part of Bacteroidales bacterium genomic DNA contains:
- the gldA gene encoding gliding motility-associated ABC transporter ATP-binding subunit GldA, whose product MSIAIKEISKSYGSQIAVNKVSFEVHTGEIVGFIGPNGAGKSTTMKMITGSLSPDSGSVTIQGLPALEHQKEIRGLIGYLPENNPLYHEMYIREYLQYVAGLYQVSGKLARERISSVIEMTALSAEVGKKIGNLSKGYRQRVGLAQALIHDPEILILDEPTSGLDPNQLVEIRNLVSNIGKEKTVLLSTHILQEVEAICDRVIVINNGKIVADENATLLKEKGGGQTQTIHIELDGPVDPGIWKTLPFIEHVRPIGDKQFLLETHEMRDIRGDIFNFAVSQEFTVLSLSLKKKSLEEVFRELTTN is encoded by the coding sequence ATGTCCATTGCAATAAAAGAGATTTCCAAAAGCTACGGTTCTCAGATCGCAGTGAACAAAGTATCTTTTGAAGTTCATACCGGGGAAATTGTAGGATTCATAGGCCCTAACGGAGCAGGTAAGTCCACCACCATGAAGATGATTACCGGAAGCCTGTCGCCCGACAGTGGATCTGTGACCATACAAGGCCTGCCGGCACTTGAGCATCAAAAAGAGATTCGCGGACTGATCGGTTACCTTCCCGAGAACAATCCCCTCTATCATGAGATGTATATTCGCGAGTATCTTCAATATGTGGCAGGCTTATACCAGGTCAGCGGAAAACTGGCCAGGGAAAGGATCTCTTCTGTCATTGAAATGACAGCGCTCTCGGCTGAAGTGGGAAAAAAAATTGGAAATCTGTCTAAAGGATACCGGCAGCGGGTCGGACTGGCGCAGGCTTTGATCCACGATCCGGAGATCCTCATTCTGGATGAACCAACCTCGGGCCTGGATCCCAATCAGCTGGTGGAAATCAGAAATCTTGTCTCCAACATAGGCAAAGAGAAAACCGTGCTTCTCTCCACCCATATTCTTCAGGAGGTTGAAGCGATCTGTGACCGGGTGATTGTGATCAACAATGGGAAGATTGTTGCAGATGAGAATGCCACCCTTTTAAAGGAAAAGGGCGGAGGCCAGACCCAGACCATTCATATTGAACTGGATGGCCCCGTCGATCCAGGGATCTGGAAGACTCTTCCGTTTATCGAGCATGTCAGACCCATTGGCGACAAGCAGTTTCTGCTGGAAACCCACGAAATGCGTGATATCCGTGGAGATATTTTTAATTTTGCTGTCAGTCAGGAATTTACTGTTTTATCCCTCTCCCTGAAGAAAAAGAGCCTGGAAGAGGTCTTCCGGGAATTAACCACTAATTAA
- the metK gene encoding methionine adenosyltransferase, producing the protein MAYLFTSESVSEGHPDKVSDQISDALLDEFLAFDPQSKVACETLVTTGQVVLAGEVRTSTYIDVQKVARETIKKIGYTKSDYQFEYNSCGVITLIHEQSHDINRGVDREDPMQQGAGDQGMMFGYATNETDDFMPLPLELSQKLLIEMAAIRREEKLMTYLRPDSKSQVTIEYDDNDIPIRVHTIVISTQHDEFDSDDSRMLEKIRSDVKEILIPRMVQQLPERLQSLFDGQFILHVNPTGKFVIGGPHGDTGLTGRKIIVDTYGGKGAHGGGAFSGKDPSKVDRSAAYAARHIAKNIVAAGISDEILVQLAYAIGVVEPIGVFVNTYGKSRIDLTDGEIARKIEEVYDLRPAAIEKGLKLRNPIYLETASYGHMGRTPQVVKKTFESQYWDPLTIEVELFTWEKLDLVDTFKEVFGIS; encoded by the coding sequence ATGGCCTATCTGTTTACTTCCGAATCGGTCTCTGAAGGACATCCCGATAAAGTCTCCGATCAAATATCTGATGCCCTGCTGGATGAATTCCTGGCATTCGATCCTCAGTCCAAAGTGGCATGTGAAACTCTGGTAACCACCGGGCAGGTGGTGCTCGCCGGGGAGGTCCGGACCTCTACCTATATTGATGTGCAAAAAGTAGCCAGGGAGACGATAAAGAAAATCGGGTATACGAAAAGCGATTACCAGTTTGAGTACAACTCCTGCGGGGTGATTACTCTGATCCACGAACAGAGTCACGATATCAACCGGGGGGTTGACCGGGAGGACCCCATGCAGCAGGGTGCCGGCGACCAGGGCATGATGTTCGGCTATGCCACCAATGAGACGGACGATTTTATGCCGCTCCCCCTGGAGCTTAGCCAAAAGCTGTTGATCGAGATGGCCGCTATCCGGAGGGAAGAAAAGCTAATGACCTACCTTCGACCCGATTCCAAATCACAGGTAACCATTGAATACGATGATAATGACATACCCATCAGGGTTCATACCATCGTTATCTCCACCCAGCATGATGAGTTCGATAGTGATGATTCTCGTATGCTGGAAAAGATCAGGTCTGATGTGAAAGAGATCCTGATCCCCAGAATGGTTCAGCAGCTTCCCGAACGCCTTCAATCATTGTTTGATGGTCAGTTCATCCTCCATGTGAATCCTACCGGGAAATTTGTGATTGGAGGGCCCCATGGAGACACCGGTCTCACCGGACGGAAAATCATTGTGGATACCTATGGCGGGAAAGGGGCTCATGGCGGGGGTGCCTTCTCCGGAAAAGATCCTTCCAAGGTGGACCGTTCAGCTGCCTATGCGGCACGTCATATTGCCAAAAACATTGTGGCTGCAGGAATTTCGGATGAAATCCTGGTACAGCTCGCTTACGCCATTGGCGTGGTTGAACCCATTGGGGTTTTTGTCAACACTTATGGAAAATCGAGGATAGATCTCACAGATGGTGAAATCGCCCGCAAGATTGAAGAGGTATATGACCTAAGGCCCGCTGCCATTGAGAAGGGCCTGAAATTACGGAATCCCATCTACCTGGAAACCGCTTCCTATGGACACATGGGACGTACACCGCAGGTCGTTAAGAAAACCTTTGAATCACAATACTGGGATCCCCTGACCATTGAAGTGGAACTTTTCACCTGGGAAAAACTGGATCTCGTGGATACCTTCAAAGAGGTTTTTGGTATTTCTTAA
- a CDS encoding universal stress protein: MEHEKKSILVTWDFSAVSFSALKHALKMAHILKNSVILFHIVKDPSEEEAARKRMEETVEEIKKDLGETVGYSVHHGKIFKEISDYASREENNVHFVVMGTHGMKGGQKLFGSWALRVIAGSSVPFIVVQDLPPEKDRYTDIVFPIDFKSENKEKLQWAIFLGKYLNSKIHLYKAPVMDKNLQKKVNVNLNFAIRFLIQNNIEYEIHTSSERGSGNFHKELLAFCKKISADLILITTTKHLTKVDYIFGAKEQYLISNKEKIPVMCVNPKSNFAKVGQFMYG, from the coding sequence ATGGAGCATGAGAAGAAATCCATTCTGGTTACCTGGGATTTTTCTGCTGTATCCTTCAGTGCCTTGAAGCATGCCCTTAAGATGGCTCACATTTTAAAAAACAGTGTGATATTATTTCATATTGTCAAAGATCCATCTGAAGAGGAGGCAGCCAGGAAAAGAATGGAAGAGACGGTGGAGGAAATAAAAAAGGATCTTGGCGAAACGGTGGGTTATTCTGTTCACCATGGAAAAATTTTCAAAGAGATTTCCGATTATGCCTCCAGGGAGGAGAACAATGTTCACTTCGTGGTCATGGGAACCCATGGTATGAAAGGGGGGCAAAAACTATTTGGCAGCTGGGCCCTGAGGGTGATCGCCGGATCGTCTGTTCCGTTTATTGTAGTTCAGGATCTGCCCCCGGAAAAAGACAGGTATACAGATATAGTCTTTCCAATTGACTTCAAATCCGAAAACAAAGAGAAACTACAGTGGGCCATCTTCCTGGGGAAATACCTGAATTCCAAAATTCACCTGTATAAGGCGCCTGTCATGGATAAAAACCTTCAAAAGAAGGTAAATGTCAATCTGAATTTTGCTATCCGTTTCCTGATTCAGAATAATATTGAATATGAGATTCACACTTCGTCGGAGAGGGGATCAGGCAATTTTCATAAAGAACTGCTTGCTTTCTGTAAAAAAATCAGTGCCGATTTGATCCTGATTACCACCACCAAACACCTCACAAAAGTCGACTATATTTTTGGAGCCAAGGAACAATATCTTATCTCCAATAAAGAGAAGATTCCTGTGATGTGTGTGAATCCCAAGTCCAACTTTGCCAAAGTGGGGCAGTTCATGTACGGTTAA
- a CDS encoding DUF4296 domain-containing protein produces the protein MSGRKLYPLFLLVFMLFSFTACQKKQKITGDEFVDRKVLVSVLVDIHLADGLSNDRKFHRRYDVDSIDILTPILEKHQISRQKFDTTMFVYSRDPELLDQVYSDVLIQLNVMLDEINKDPGINTEE, from the coding sequence ATGTCGGGCCGCAAGCTGTATCCATTGTTCCTTTTGGTTTTTATGCTGTTCAGTTTTACTGCATGCCAGAAGAAGCAAAAAATCACCGGGGACGAATTCGTCGACCGGAAGGTACTTGTAAGTGTTTTGGTGGATATTCATCTGGCCGATGGTTTATCCAACGACCGCAAATTTCACAGAAGGTATGACGTGGACAGTATCGATATACTTACTCCAATCCTGGAGAAACACCAGATATCCCGCCAGAAGTTCGATACCACCATGTTTGTCTACAGCAGAGATCCGGAGCTTCTGGACCAGGTTTACAGCGATGTACTGATTCAACTGAATGTAATGCTGGACGAGATTAACAAAGACCCGGGGATTAATACAGAAGAATAG
- the asnS gene encoding asparagine--tRNA ligase: MKRSTVKELLGAAEKSREVLLKGWVRTRRGNNQVAFIAVNDGTIIHSIQVVADLTLFPEELMKRITTGSSISVTGTLVESMGKGQNVEIQAREIEVLGDSDPELYPLQKKGHSFEFLREIAHLRFRTNTFGAVFRIRHALAYAIHKYYNDKGFFYLHTPIITASDAEGAGAMFKVTTLDLDQTPKTEEGKVDFSQDFFGRPTNLTVSGQLEGELGALALSSIYTFGPTFRAENSNTPRHVAEFWMIEPEMAFYDIHDNMDLAEDFLKYLIRYTMDHCQDDLEFLNKMLDKGLLERLQFVLEQSFERKTYTEAVEILKKADKKFEFPVEWGLDLQAEHERYLVEEYYKKPVILTDYPRDIKAFYMKQNDDGLTVRAMDVLFPQIGEIIGGSQREEELEKLQRRMKEMDIPEDELWWYLETRKFGTVEHSGFGLGFERLIMFITGMSNIRDVIPFPRTPRSAEF; this comes from the coding sequence ATGAAGAGATCGACAGTTAAAGAGTTGCTGGGTGCAGCAGAAAAAAGCAGAGAAGTCCTGCTGAAAGGATGGGTAAGGACCAGGCGGGGAAATAATCAGGTGGCGTTTATCGCCGTAAATGACGGAACCATCATTCATAGCATCCAGGTTGTTGCCGATCTGACTCTTTTTCCCGAGGAGCTAATGAAAAGGATTACCACCGGTTCCAGTATTAGTGTGACCGGTACACTGGTCGAATCGATGGGTAAAGGCCAGAATGTGGAGATACAGGCCAGGGAAATAGAAGTTTTGGGAGACTCCGATCCGGAACTCTATCCTTTGCAGAAAAAGGGACACTCCTTTGAATTTTTGCGTGAGATTGCACATCTGAGGTTCCGGACCAACACTTTTGGTGCTGTCTTCCGCATCAGGCATGCCCTGGCATACGCCATACACAAATACTACAATGATAAGGGATTCTTTTATCTGCATACCCCCATTATCACCGCTTCAGATGCGGAAGGGGCGGGAGCCATGTTTAAGGTCACTACCCTGGATCTGGATCAAACCCCTAAAACCGAAGAGGGGAAGGTAGATTTTAGCCAGGACTTTTTCGGACGACCCACCAATCTTACCGTTTCCGGTCAGCTGGAGGGTGAACTGGGAGCCCTGGCACTGTCGTCCATTTACACTTTTGGCCCCACATTTCGTGCCGAAAACTCCAATACCCCCCGCCATGTGGCAGAATTCTGGATGATAGAGCCTGAAATGGCGTTTTATGATATCCACGATAACATGGACCTGGCAGAAGATTTCCTGAAATATCTGATCAGGTATACCATGGATCACTGCCAGGATGATCTGGAGTTTTTGAATAAGATGCTTGATAAAGGACTGCTGGAGCGCCTGCAATTTGTCCTGGAACAATCCTTTGAAAGAAAGACTTACACGGAGGCAGTTGAGATCCTGAAGAAGGCAGACAAGAAGTTCGAGTTTCCTGTGGAATGGGGACTGGATCTCCAGGCCGAGCATGAAAGGTACCTGGTTGAGGAGTATTATAAGAAACCGGTGATACTGACCGATTATCCCAGGGATATCAAGGCCTTTTACATGAAGCAGAACGATGACGGACTGACCGTCAGGGCCATGGATGTACTTTTTCCTCAGATTGGGGAGATCATCGGAGGTTCACAAAGAGAGGAGGAGCTGGAAAAACTGCAACGCAGGATGAAAGAGATGGATATTCCTGAAGATGAATTGTGGTGGTATCTGGAAACTCGTAAATTTGGAACAGTTGAACACAGTGGATTTGGATTAGGATTTGAACGCTTAATTATGTTTATTACAGGTATGAGTAACATCAGGGATGTCATTCCATTCCCCCGCACCCCCAGGAGTGCAGAGTTTTAA
- a CDS encoding type IX secretion system membrane protein PorP/SprF codes for MRRVTSIILFTVIAGSTGVSAQQMPHYTQYMFNDFVINPAIAGVFDYYQIRTNHRFQWVGLMDPPMTNSIGFYGPHDNLDMGYGGYIYSDVTGPTSRAGITGSYAYNIAVTSDIRLSMGLSASIMQYRIDGTQLNPADVSDPSILNLVSTNYLPDAGLGLYLYAEQFYVGLSVAQLLNNSIKIFDNIKGLNRLKSHINLIGAYRFRVQEDWLIEPSLMIKGTAPKEFTFDLTGRVEWQRMLWGAVSYRFQDAIGIMVGYSFDETLFFGYAYDIGISAIRKYQTGSHEIMIGYRFNDIK; via the coding sequence ATGAGACGGGTTACATCCATTATATTATTCACAGTCATTGCAGGGTCGACCGGAGTTTCGGCACAACAAATGCCCCATTATACCCAGTATATGTTTAATGATTTTGTAATCAACCCGGCCATTGCCGGAGTCTTTGATTATTATCAGATCAGGACCAATCACAGGTTTCAGTGGGTGGGGCTCATGGATCCTCCCATGACCAACTCCATCGGTTTTTATGGTCCGCATGACAACCTGGATATGGGTTATGGAGGATATATTTACAGCGATGTCACAGGGCCCACCAGCCGGGCAGGGATTACGGGTTCCTATGCTTATAATATTGCCGTTACCAGCGATATCAGGCTCTCTATGGGGCTGTCTGCCAGTATTATGCAGTATCGCATCGATGGAACTCAGCTGAATCCGGCCGATGTTTCTGACCCCAGTATCCTGAATCTGGTCAGCACCAATTACCTGCCCGATGCCGGACTCGGTCTCTATCTCTACGCGGAACAGTTTTACGTGGGACTTTCAGTGGCCCAGCTTCTGAACAACAGCATCAAGATCTTTGATAATATAAAGGGTCTAAACCGCCTGAAATCACATATAAACCTGATTGGGGCTTACCGCTTCCGGGTGCAGGAAGACTGGCTTATAGAGCCCTCGCTGATGATCAAGGGAACTGCTCCCAAAGAATTTACCTTCGACCTTACAGGGAGAGTCGAATGGCAGCGTATGCTCTGGGGAGCTGTATCCTACCGCTTTCAGGATGCCATCGGCATCATGGTGGGTTACAGCTTCGATGAAACGCTTTTCTTTGGCTATGCCTATGATATTGGGATATCCGCCATAAGGAAATACCAGACCGGATCCCATGAAATCATGATTGGTTACCGTTTTAATGATATCAAGTAA
- the rpoN gene encoding RNA polymerase factor sigma-54 encodes MLKQRLQQKLLQKLSPQQIQMIKLLEIPAIQLEQRIKKELEENPVLEEGAEEMEYNEQEEPKEEQTADQLEEFSLEDYMQDDDIPSYRLNAQNYSADEKREEIPFSLGNTFREQLKSQLGLRKLTEEQEVLAEYILGNIDDDGYLRRELEAIADDLAFSLGLETNYESLYKVLMIIQELDPAGVGARSLQECLLLQIRRKDLEQPVIKLAHSILKNNFEEFTNKHYDKIIQRLNIYEGELKMALEEILKLNPKPGGAMGDSQSKSFHHIVPDFILEENEGNLLLYLNSSNVPELRLSRTYSDMFESYNANKSSASKDEKNAITFVKQKLDSARWFIDAIRQRQNTMLLTMNAILEYQKDYFIEGDETRMRPMILKDIADMTNLDISTISRVVNSKYIQTHFGIFALKYFFSEGMQTDSGEEVSTREIKKILQECIENEDKRKPLTDDRLMGILNEKGYQIARRTVAKYREQLGVPVARLRKEL; translated from the coding sequence ATGCTTAAACAGAGGCTTCAGCAGAAATTACTTCAAAAGCTGTCTCCGCAGCAGATCCAGATGATCAAACTCCTGGAGATTCCTGCTATTCAGCTGGAGCAGAGGATTAAAAAGGAACTGGAGGAGAATCCGGTTCTGGAAGAGGGCGCCGAGGAGATGGAGTATAACGAGCAGGAGGAGCCCAAAGAGGAGCAGACTGCTGATCAGCTGGAAGAGTTTTCGCTGGAAGACTATATGCAGGATGATGATATACCCAGCTACAGGCTGAATGCTCAGAACTATTCCGCTGATGAAAAACGGGAAGAAATTCCATTTTCGCTGGGCAACACCTTTCGTGAACAGCTGAAAAGTCAGCTGGGATTAAGAAAGCTCACGGAGGAGCAGGAGGTGCTGGCCGAGTATATCCTTGGCAATATTGACGATGATGGCTACCTGCGCCGGGAACTGGAGGCCATAGCGGATGATCTGGCCTTCTCGCTGGGTCTGGAAACTAATTATGAATCGCTGTATAAAGTTCTGATGATCATACAGGAATTGGATCCTGCCGGTGTTGGTGCCAGGAGTCTGCAGGAGTGTCTTTTACTCCAGATCAGAAGAAAGGATCTGGAGCAGCCGGTGATAAAACTGGCACACTCCATCCTGAAAAATAATTTTGAGGAGTTTACCAATAAGCACTACGATAAGATCATTCAGCGCCTCAATATCTATGAGGGGGAGCTGAAGATGGCCCTGGAGGAGATCTTAAAGCTAAATCCCAAACCGGGTGGGGCTATGGGCGATTCTCAGTCAAAATCCTTCCATCACATTGTCCCCGATTTTATTCTTGAAGAGAATGAGGGGAACCTTCTTTTGTATCTGAATTCATCAAATGTTCCCGAACTAAGGCTTAGCCGGACCTATTCGGATATGTTTGAAAGCTACAATGCCAATAAATCTTCGGCCAGTAAAGATGAAAAGAATGCCATCACTTTCGTAAAACAGAAGCTGGATTCAGCCAGATGGTTTATTGATGCGATCCGGCAGAGGCAGAATACCATGTTGCTAACCATGAATGCCATTCTGGAGTATCAGAAAGACTATTTTATTGAAGGCGATGAGACCAGGATGCGTCCGATGATTCTGAAAGATATTGCCGATATGACCAATCTGGATATCTCCACCATATCCAGGGTAGTGAACAGCAAATACATCCAGACTCATTTTGGCATTTTCGCTCTGAAATATTTCTTTTCGGAAGGGATGCAAACCGACAGCGGTGAAGAAGTTTCCACCAGGGAGATTAAAAAGATCCTGCAGGAATGTATCGAGAATGAGGATAAAAGAAAGCCTTTGACAGACGACCGGCTGATGGGAATCCTGAATGAGAAGGGATATCAGATAGCCCGCCGGACAGTGGCCAAATACAGGGAGCAACTGGGAGTACCGGTAGCCCGTTTAAGAAAAGAGCTTTAA
- a CDS encoding tetratricopeptide repeat protein has protein sequence MKLRVLAILTGVLLAGSLYAQTMTDVINEFNAGVESINGQEYDAALEHFNQVLAMAVTVGDEANDLKAQAEDQIPSTYYRQATTFMKRKQYDNAIPFLEKTVEMATLYNNNEEISNKAAGYLPQLCMRQGSQEWKNKNFDAALAYFDKVLAINPNIYQACQGKGMVYLDQDKTEEMLECFTRAKEGATAKNDTKTIEQINGVIDTYYNKFILEEMEMVDPEENDYTFVVEACEKALAANPNNPRALYHLAIVSNKTVEYDKAVEYAQEALLHETESVWISAINFELGSAFQNTADYDKACETLRKVTEEPFLARAEKKIESLCN, from the coding sequence ATGAAATTAAGAGTATTGGCAATTCTAACAGGTGTTCTTCTGGCAGGATCCCTGTATGCCCAGACCATGACCGACGTTATCAATGAATTCAATGCAGGCGTTGAAAGTATAAATGGACAAGAGTATGATGCCGCACTTGAACATTTTAATCAGGTGCTGGCCATGGCTGTAACAGTGGGTGATGAGGCGAACGATCTGAAGGCTCAGGCTGAAGATCAAATTCCCTCCACTTACTACCGGCAGGCCACTACTTTTATGAAGAGAAAGCAATACGACAATGCGATTCCCTTCCTGGAGAAAACGGTTGAAATGGCCACACTCTACAACAACAACGAAGAAATCAGCAACAAAGCCGCCGGGTACTTACCCCAGCTGTGTATGAGGCAGGGCAGCCAGGAGTGGAAAAATAAAAACTTCGATGCAGCCCTGGCATATTTTGACAAGGTACTGGCCATAAATCCCAATATCTATCAGGCTTGTCAGGGCAAAGGAATGGTTTACCTCGACCAGGATAAAACCGAAGAGATGCTTGAGTGCTTCACCAGGGCCAAAGAGGGAGCCACGGCTAAAAATGACACAAAAACCATCGAGCAGATTAACGGCGTTATCGACACTTATTATAACAAGTTTATCCTGGAAGAGATGGAAATGGTCGATCCCGAGGAAAACGACTATACTTTTGTTGTTGAAGCCTGCGAAAAGGCACTGGCAGCTAATCCCAATAATCCGCGTGCGCTCTATCACCTGGCTATTGTATCCAACAAAACGGTAGAATACGATAAAGCTGTCGAATATGCCCAGGAAGCCCTGCTTCATGAAACTGAATCAGTTTGGATCTCAGCCATCAATTTCGAACTGGGAAGCGCCTTTCAGAATACAGCCGATTATGATAAAGCCTGCGAAACCCTGAGAAAGGTTACCGAAGAGCCCTTCCTTGCCAGGGCCGAGAAAAAGATCGAGTCCCTCTGTAACTAG
- a CDS encoding riboflavin synthase has product MFSGIVEEAATVVRLEKELENLHITIRCSFTNELKIDQSISHNGVCLTVVGIEEDTYTVTAIRETLQKSNLGLLQVGDKVNLERSTRLDSRLDGHMVQGHVDLTATCTKVKEAEGSWYYTFSFEPKGEEHITVEKGSVSVNGVSLTVVNSRDTSFQVAIIPFTYELTNFHQFKVGTVVNIEFDIIGKYIARILKTQLKK; this is encoded by the coding sequence ATGTTTTCAGGGATCGTTGAAGAAGCCGCGACGGTGGTCCGGCTTGAAAAAGAACTGGAGAATCTGCATATCACCATCCGTTGCTCATTTACCAACGAGTTAAAAATTGACCAGAGCATCTCGCATAACGGGGTCTGTCTGACCGTGGTCGGTATCGAAGAAGATACCTATACGGTAACCGCCATCCGGGAAACCCTTCAAAAATCGAACCTGGGCTTACTCCAGGTGGGCGATAAGGTAAACCTGGAGCGCAGCACCCGACTCGATTCCAGGCTGGACGGGCATATGGTACAGGGTCATGTGGATCTGACCGCCACCTGCACCAAAGTGAAAGAAGCCGAAGGAAGCTGGTATTATACCTTTTCCTTTGAACCCAAAGGAGAGGAGCATATTACTGTGGAGAAAGGCTCCGTGTCGGTGAACGGAGTAAGCCTGACAGTCGTTAACTCCAGAGATACTTCATTCCAGGTGGCCATTATCCCGTTTACCTACGAGCTCACCAACTTTCACCAGTTCAAGGTTGGAACAGTGGTCAATATTGAATTCGACATCATCGGAAAATACATAGCCCGGATTCTGAAGACACAGTTAAAAAAATAA